The following proteins are co-located in the Sphingomonas donggukensis genome:
- a CDS encoding GNAT family N-acetyltransferase — MTLAIRPATLADVPAIVALMADDVNGARREDASLPIDPAYEAAFAAIDADPNQELIVAEQGDRIVGTVQISFLPGLAFRGALRGQIESVRIASDLRGHGLGRQLIEWAVARCRQRGCKFVQLTSQSDRTAAHRFYTRLGWDQSHLGFKLHFGDLR, encoded by the coding sequence ATGACCCTTGCCATCCGCCCAGCCACTCTCGCCGACGTCCCCGCCATCGTCGCGCTGATGGCCGACGACGTGAACGGCGCCCGCCGCGAGGATGCGTCGCTGCCGATCGACCCCGCCTACGAAGCCGCCTTCGCCGCGATCGATGCCGATCCCAATCAGGAGCTGATCGTCGCCGAGCAGGGGGATCGCATCGTCGGCACGGTCCAGATCAGCTTCCTCCCCGGCCTCGCCTTCCGCGGGGCGCTACGCGGACAGATCGAATCGGTCCGCATCGCCAGCGACCTGCGCGGGCACGGCCTGGGCCGGCAACTCATCGAATGGGCGGTCGCCCGCTGCCGTCAGCGCGGCTGCAAGTTCGTGCAGCTGACCTCGCAATCCGACCGCACCGCCGCGCACCGTTTCTACACCCGGCTCGGCTGGGATCAGAGCCATTTGGGGTTCAAGTTGCATTTCGGGGATTTACGCTGA
- a CDS encoding translocation/assembly module TamB domain-containing protein, producing the protein MAEEQVVVVERRPVWQTVVKWVGIVLAALVLLAIVVVLGINTQPGRRFVADRLSAYTLANGLNVRVGRIEGSIYGAMVLRDVRVQDQKGTFLMSPELRVDWRPFAFARNHVDVRSLTSPLVSMSRTPELKATPTDPNAPTLPDIDIDVNRFAIDRIDLAPAVSGARRLARVQGSAHIADARAQVVLNGATLTAPGIAGGDRVALTLDAVPDRDRLDLDLKLNSPANGLVAGMAGLKAPLTLSVDGRGGWSSWTGRAISTLGGGQLANLAISAKNGNFQIRGTTQPGLYLQGPVERLTAPRLDVAIDAALAERIVDAKVQLRSAALQVSGDGKIDLAQSRFDDFRVEGVLLTPGSIAPNLNGRSVRTALALDGAFATPVVDYKLQAAALGFGEIVAQGVYAEGRAQIDADRIMVPITARATRISGLNAAAGGLLTNVSIKGDLAIDGGTEILSDNLRLRSDKIDATAIIAANLATGRYAGALKGRINDYRIDSFGIVNLTTDASLYTAPAGGFGIRGRVVAQTSRIFNTGARDFLGGNAIARVDLNYTPQGIILFNNVRVTAPQFRVLRGSGRYDPAGPLLVDADAYSTQYGPISARVTGTLTAPVAVVRAARPGLGVGLVDVVATIRGRGDSYAIVARGGSEYGPFSADLLLRPGAPLTADIRTARFAGIDFNGRIQQTPAGPFAGRLRFAGSGVSGTLSLASQGGYQRADVDARASNAVIPGTAGLTIGRAIIVGTAVLYPNQPTVTGDAQIANLKMGEFLLRTARAKVDYRGGNGTAQAFAEGSSGVPFRIGANARFSPRLWVAALQGTASGINFRTASPARIEPGRDGYRLLPTRVDFDQGSVRLAGLYGRTTSLQARLDRLDLAIANAFVPGLGIGGNATGSVDYSQAGNAFPAARMKLDIANFTRSSLASVSTPVNVQMAGALEASGGDLRALVKRGTTTVGRMVASLRPVGAGAGSWVSRITAAPLSGGIRYNGPAGVLFSLGGFAGQQLSGPIGVAADFGGRVSAPQLTGIVRASNLTYENEIYGTRLTNMRVNGRFTNDRFELTELNARAGEGTVAAQGTVGLSSVAGFPIDVRATLNDARLARSDALGATATGTIRVTNSAANGGLIQGELILPEVRYEVIRQGAAEVPELTGVRRKSDAARATAAQQAARASPPGLFKLDLRLRADNRLFVSGMGLESEWLADIRVGGTSAAPQVTGQARVVRGTYSFAGKRFDLSRGIVRFEGGPLGNPALDIAATTTTEGITATITIAGNALSPRLSFTSSPNLPQDEVLSRLLFGSSVTNLSATEAIQLAAALNSLRGSGGGGLNPLGKLRSVTGIDRLRILGADEATGRGTALSAGQYLTDDIYIEIITDSKGFTATQLEIALTKALSLLSSTGSFGGSNATLRYSKDY; encoded by the coding sequence ATGGCTGAGGAACAGGTCGTCGTCGTGGAGCGTCGCCCGGTGTGGCAGACGGTCGTCAAATGGGTCGGCATCGTGCTCGCCGCACTGGTGCTGCTGGCGATCGTCGTGGTGCTGGGGATCAACACCCAGCCGGGGCGGCGCTTCGTCGCCGATCGCCTGTCGGCCTATACGCTCGCCAACGGCCTGAACGTCCGCGTCGGGCGGATCGAGGGGTCGATCTACGGCGCGATGGTGCTGCGCGACGTGCGCGTGCAGGATCAGAAGGGCACGTTTCTCATGTCGCCCGAACTGCGCGTCGACTGGCGTCCGTTCGCGTTCGCGCGCAATCACGTCGATGTGCGCTCGCTGACCAGCCCGCTCGTCAGCATGAGCCGTACGCCCGAACTGAAGGCAACGCCGACCGATCCGAACGCACCGACGCTGCCCGACATCGACATCGACGTGAATCGCTTTGCGATCGACCGCATCGACCTGGCGCCCGCGGTCAGCGGCGCGCGTCGCCTCGCCCGTGTGCAGGGCAGCGCGCATATCGCCGACGCCCGCGCGCAGGTGGTGCTGAACGGCGCGACGCTGACCGCGCCCGGCATCGCCGGCGGCGACCGCGTCGCGCTGACGCTCGATGCTGTCCCGGATCGGGACAGGCTCGACCTCGACCTGAAGCTGAACTCTCCCGCCAACGGCCTTGTCGCCGGCATGGCCGGGCTGAAGGCGCCGCTGACCCTGTCCGTCGACGGCCGCGGCGGCTGGTCGTCCTGGACCGGTCGGGCGATCTCGACCCTCGGCGGCGGTCAACTCGCAAATCTCGCGATAAGCGCGAAGAACGGCAATTTTCAAATCCGCGGCACCACTCAACCCGGCCTGTATCTCCAGGGCCCGGTCGAGCGCCTCACCGCGCCGCGCCTCGACGTCGCGATCGACGCGGCGCTGGCTGAACGCATCGTCGATGCCAAGGTGCAGCTGCGCTCCGCCGCGCTACAGGTGTCGGGCGACGGCAAGATCGATCTGGCACAAAGCCGCTTCGACGATTTCCGGGTGGAGGGCGTGCTGCTTACCCCCGGCTCGATCGCGCCGAACCTCAACGGCCGCTCGGTCCGCACCGCGCTGGCGCTCGACGGTGCGTTCGCGACGCCCGTCGTCGATTACAAACTGCAAGCGGCGGCATTAGGCTTCGGAGAGATCGTCGCGCAGGGCGTCTATGCCGAGGGTCGGGCACAGATCGATGCCGACCGCATCATGGTCCCGATCACCGCGCGGGCGACGCGCATTTCGGGGCTGAACGCCGCTGCCGGCGGGCTGCTGACCAATGTCTCCATCAAGGGTGACTTGGCGATCGACGGCGGGACCGAGATCCTGTCCGACAATCTGCGCCTGCGTTCCGACAAGATCGACGCGACTGCGATCATCGCCGCCAATCTCGCCACGGGCCGCTATGCGGGTGCGCTGAAGGGGCGGATCAACGATTACCGGATCGACAGTTTCGGCATCGTGAACCTGACCACCGACGCCAGCCTGTACACCGCCCCCGCCGGCGGTTTCGGCATCCGCGGGCGCGTGGTCGCGCAGACCAGCCGCATCTTCAACACCGGCGCCCGCGACTTCCTGGGCGGCAACGCGATCGCGCGGGTGGACCTGAACTACACGCCACAGGGTATCATCCTGTTCAACAACGTCCGCGTCACCGCACCGCAGTTCCGCGTGCTGCGCGGGTCCGGCCGCTACGATCCGGCGGGGCCGCTGCTGGTCGATGCCGATGCCTATTCGACGCAATATGGCCCGATCAGCGCGCGCGTTACGGGCACGCTGACCGCGCCGGTCGCCGTCGTCCGCGCCGCGCGCCCCGGCCTCGGTGTCGGGCTGGTCGATGTCGTCGCGACGATCCGCGGGCGCGGCGACAGCTATGCCATCGTCGCGCGCGGTGGGTCCGAATACGGCCCGTTCAGCGCCGACCTGCTGCTGCGTCCCGGCGCACCGCTGACCGCCGACATCCGCACCGCGCGCTTTGCCGGCATCGATTTCAACGGTCGCATCCAGCAGACCCCGGCGGGGCCGTTCGCGGGCCGCCTGCGCTTCGCCGGATCGGGCGTCAGCGGCACGCTCTCTCTCGCGTCGCAGGGCGGCTACCAGCGCGCCGACGTCGATGCGCGCGCCAGCAATGCCGTCATCCCCGGCACCGCCGGGCTGACGATCGGTCGCGCGATCATCGTCGGCACCGCGGTTCTCTATCCGAACCAGCCGACCGTCACCGGCGACGCCCAGATCGCCAATCTGAAGATGGGCGAGTTCCTGCTCCGCACCGCGCGCGCCAAGGTCGACTACCGCGGCGGCAACGGCACGGCGCAGGCGTTTGCCGAAGGGTCATCGGGCGTCCCCTTCCGCATCGGCGCGAACGCGCGCTTCTCGCCGCGGCTGTGGGTCGCGGCGTTGCAGGGCACCGCCAGCGGCATCAATTTCCGCACCGCGTCGCCGGCGCGGATCGAGCCCGGTCGCGACGGCTATCGCCTGCTGCCGACCCGCGTCGATTTCGACCAGGGCTCGGTGCGGCTTGCCGGCCTCTATGGCCGCACGACGAGTCTGCAGGCAAGGCTCGACCGGCTTGACCTCGCGATCGCCAACGCGTTCGTGCCGGGTCTCGGCATCGGCGGCAACGCGACCGGCAGCGTCGATTACAGCCAGGCCGGCAATGCCTTCCCCGCGGCTCGGATGAAGCTCGATATCGCCAACTTCACCCGCTCCAGCCTGGCTTCGGTATCGACGCCGGTGAACGTCCAGATGGCCGGCGCCCTCGAAGCCAGCGGCGGCGATCTGCGCGCGCTGGTGAAGCGGGGCACGACCACCGTCGGCCGCATGGTCGCATCGCTGCGCCCGGTTGGGGCCGGCGCGGGCAGCTGGGTCAGCCGCATCACCGCCGCGCCGCTTTCGGGCGGCATCCGCTACAACGGGCCGGCGGGCGTGCTGTTCTCGCTCGGCGGATTCGCCGGACAGCAATTGTCGGGCCCGATCGGCGTCGCGGCGGACTTCGGCGGGCGGGTATCCGCGCCGCAGCTGACCGGCATCGTCCGCGCATCGAACCTGACGTACGAGAACGAGATCTACGGCACGCGCCTGACAAACATGCGGGTGAACGGGCGCTTCACCAACGACCGGTTCGAGCTGACCGAGCTGAACGCCCGCGCCGGCGAAGGCACCGTCGCGGCGCAGGGGACGGTCGGGCTGTCGTCTGTCGCCGGCTTCCCGATCGACGTTCGCGCGACGCTGAACGACGCCCGCCTTGCGAGGAGCGACGCGCTCGGGGCGACCGCGACCGGTACGATCCGCGTCACGAACAGCGCGGCGAACGGTGGGCTGATCCAGGGTGAACTGATCCTGCCCGAAGTCCGGTACGAAGTGATCCGCCAGGGTGCCGCCGAGGTGCCCGAGCTGACCGGCGTGCGCCGCAAGAGCGACGCCGCCCGCGCCACCGCGGCGCAGCAGGCCGCGCGCGCGTCGCCGCCGGGACTGTTCAAGCTCGACCTGCGCTTGCGGGCCGACAACCGCCTGTTCGTCTCTGGCATGGGGCTGGAATCCGAATGGCTCGCCGACATCCGCGTCGGCGGCACGTCGGCGGCGCCGCAAGTGACCGGCCAGGCGCGTGTCGTTCGCGGCACCTACAGCTTCGCGGGCAAGCGGTTCGACCTCTCGCGCGGGATCGTCCGTTTCGAGGGCGGGCCGCTCGGCAATCCGGCGCTCGACATCGCCGCGACGACAACGACGGAGGGTATCACCGCGACGATTACGATCGCCGGCAACGCGCTGTCGCCGCGATTGAGCTTCACGTCTTCGCCGAACCTGCCGCAGGACGAGGTGCTGTCGCGGCTGCTGTTCGGCAGTTCGGTCACGAACCTGTCGGCGACCGAGGCGATCCAGCTCGCCGCCGCGCTCAATTCGCTGCGCGGGTCGGGCGGAGGCGGGCTCAATCCGCTCGGCAAGCTGCGCTCGGTGACCGGTATCGACCGCCTCCGGATCCTGGGCGCGGACGAAGCGACGGGACGCGGCACTGCGTTGTCGGCGGGCCAGTATCTGACCGACGACATCTACATCGAGATCATCACCGACTCGAAGGGCTTCACCGCCACCCAGCTGGAGATCGCGCTGACCAAGGCGCTCAGCCTGCTGTCGTCGACGGGGTCGTTCGGCGGATCGAACGCGACGCTGCGCTACTCGAAGGACTATTGA
- a CDS encoding MaoC family dehydratase encodes MAGRFFDEWQVGDTIRHDMTRTVTETDNLLFTVMTHNPQPLHLDAEVAGASEFGRILVNGTFTFALMVGLSVGDTTLGTLVANLGYDKVVMPNPVFIGDTMRAETEVVELRPSKSRPGQGIVTFRHRLINQRDQVTCECLRSALLKSRDQAAA; translated from the coding sequence ATGGCCGGACGCTTTTTCGACGAATGGCAGGTCGGCGACACGATCCGCCACGACATGACCCGCACCGTCACCGAAACCGACAATCTGCTGTTCACGGTGATGACCCACAACCCGCAGCCGCTGCACCTCGACGCCGAGGTCGCGGGCGCGAGCGAGTTCGGCCGCATCCTCGTCAACGGCACCTTCACCTTCGCGCTGATGGTCGGGCTGTCGGTCGGCGACACGACGCTCGGCACGCTCGTCGCCAACCTCGGATACGACAAGGTCGTGATGCCCAACCCGGTCTTCATCGGTGACACGATGCGCGCCGAGACCGAGGTGGTGGAGCTGCGCCCGTCGAAGTCGCGCCCCGGCCAAGGCATAGTCACGTTCCGCCACCGCCTCATCAACCAGCGCGATCAGGTCACCTGCGAATGCCTGCGCAGCGCGTTGCTGAAATCCAGGGATCAGGCCGCGGCCTGA
- a CDS encoding carboxyl transferase domain-containing protein codes for MSAPVLTTALSPDSDIFRANAAHNAALVERLRSDVAAAAMGGNAKSRDRHAARGKLLPRDRVEHLLDPGSPFLEIGQLAAHDLYDGEVPGAGMIAGIGRVSGRQCMIVCNDATVKGGTYFPMTVKKHLRAQEIALENRLPCIYLVDSGGANLPHQAEVFPDREHFGRIFFNQAQMSAAGIPQIACVMGSCTAGGAYVPAMSDETIIVRGQGTIFLAGPPLVKAATGEVISAEELGGADTHGRKSGVVDHVAENDEHALTIVRDIVSTLQPQHLPDVNVIDPQPPKFDPQELYGVIPQDVRAPYDVHEVIARIVDGSEFHEFKALYGASLVCGFAHIHGLPVAILANNGVLFSESAQKGAHFIELACQRRIPLLFLQNISGFMVGGKYEAEGIAKHGAKLVTAVATASVPKITVLIGGSFGAGNYGMCGRAYSPRFLFTWPNSRISVMGGEQAASVLATVHRDADSWTPEQAEAFKQPIRERYEDEGNPWHATSRLWDDGIIDPAQTRDVLGLALAATLNAPIPERPAFGVFRM; via the coding sequence GTGAGCGCGCCCGTCCTGACCACCGCGCTGTCCCCCGACAGCGATATTTTCCGCGCCAATGCTGCGCACAATGCTGCACTCGTCGAGCGGCTGCGCAGCGATGTGGCGGCGGCTGCGATGGGCGGCAACGCGAAGTCGCGCGACCGCCATGCCGCGCGCGGCAAGCTGTTGCCCCGCGACCGCGTCGAGCACCTCCTCGATCCCGGTTCGCCCTTCCTCGAAATCGGCCAGCTTGCCGCACACGACCTGTACGATGGCGAAGTGCCCGGTGCCGGCATGATCGCCGGCATCGGTCGCGTTTCCGGCCGCCAATGCATGATCGTCTGCAACGACGCGACAGTGAAGGGCGGCACCTATTTCCCGATGACGGTGAAGAAGCACCTCCGCGCGCAGGAGATCGCGCTGGAGAACCGCCTGCCCTGCATCTACCTGGTCGACAGCGGCGGCGCGAACCTGCCGCACCAGGCCGAGGTCTTCCCCGACCGCGAGCATTTCGGGCGCATCTTCTTCAACCAGGCGCAGATGTCGGCGGCGGGCATCCCGCAGATCGCCTGCGTCATGGGCAGCTGCACCGCGGGCGGCGCCTATGTCCCCGCCATGTCGGACGAGACGATCATCGTCCGCGGCCAGGGCACGATCTTCCTCGCCGGCCCGCCGCTGGTGAAGGCCGCGACCGGCGAAGTCATCTCGGCGGAGGAATTGGGCGGCGCCGACACCCACGGGCGCAAGTCGGGCGTCGTGGATCACGTCGCCGAAAACGACGAACACGCGCTGACGATCGTGCGCGACATCGTCTCGACGCTGCAGCCGCAGCATTTGCCGGACGTCAACGTCATCGATCCGCAGCCGCCCAAGTTCGACCCGCAGGAACTCTACGGCGTCATCCCGCAGGACGTTCGCGCGCCCTATGATGTGCACGAGGTGATTGCGCGGATCGTCGACGGGTCCGAATTCCACGAATTCAAGGCGCTGTACGGCGCCAGCCTCGTCTGCGGTTTCGCGCACATTCACGGGCTGCCGGTCGCGATCCTCGCCAACAACGGCGTGCTGTTCAGCGAAAGCGCGCAGAAGGGCGCGCATTTCATCGAGCTCGCGTGCCAGCGCCGCATCCCCCTGCTGTTCCTCCAGAACATCTCGGGCTTCATGGTCGGCGGCAAGTATGAGGCGGAGGGCATCGCCAAGCACGGCGCCAAGCTCGTCACCGCCGTCGCGACCGCCAGCGTGCCGAAGATCACCGTATTGATCGGCGGCAGCTTCGGCGCGGGCAACTACGGCATGTGCGGGCGCGCCTATTCCCCACGCTTCCTGTTCACCTGGCCCAACAGTCGCATCTCGGTGATGGGCGGCGAACAGGCGGCGAGCGTGCTGGCGACCGTTCACCGCGACGCCGACAGCTGGACGCCAGAACAGGCCGAAGCCTTCAAGCAGCCGATCCGCGAACGCTACGAGGATGAGGGCAATCCCTGGCACGCCACGTCGCGGCTGTGGGACGACGGCATCATCGACCCGGCGCAGACCCGCGACGTGCTCGGCCTCGCGCTGGCCGCCACGCTCAACGCCCCGATCCCCGAACGCCCGGCGTTCGGCGTGTTCCGGATGTGA
- a CDS encoding nuclear transport factor 2 family protein, translating into MILLALLLQTTPIQPLPKAVPLPPPDADSAAVLAPINRMFAALTARDAAQIAAQTRADGRATAVVTRADGTKVVRTLSWAEFAAGVPKGTERLEERLINPSVDIDGDIAVVWSPYVFTIDGKSSHCGTDHFDMVRDAGGWRVLNITWTQRTTDCPAP; encoded by the coding sequence ATGATCCTCCTCGCCCTGTTGCTCCAGACCACGCCCATCCAGCCTCTGCCAAAGGCGGTGCCGCTGCCGCCGCCGGACGCGGACAGCGCCGCCGTCCTCGCGCCGATCAACCGGATGTTCGCCGCGCTCACCGCGCGCGACGCAGCGCAGATCGCCGCGCAGACCCGCGCGGACGGCCGCGCGACCGCAGTGGTGACGAGGGCCGACGGGACGAAGGTGGTGCGTACGCTCAGCTGGGCCGAGTTTGCCGCTGGCGTGCCGAAGGGCACCGAGCGGCTGGAGGAGCGGCTCATCAACCCCTCGGTCGATATCGATGGCGACATCGCGGTCGTTTGGAGCCCGTACGTCTTCACCATCGACGGCAAGTCAAGTCATTGCGGCACCGATCATTTCGACATGGTGCGCGATGCCGGCGGGTGGAGGGTGCTCAACATCACTTGGACGCAGCGCACCACCGATTGCCCCGCGCCATGA
- a CDS encoding NAD(P)/FAD-dependent oxidoreductase, protein MGVSECVDVLVVGAGISGIGAVYHLQTRAPDRSYAILEARGDLGGTWDLFRYPGIRSDSDMYTLGFAFKPWTNAKAIADGPSILAYLRETAAEYGIDRHIRYRHRAVAAAWSSADATWTVTIERGEARERSEIRCNFLYMCSGYYDYAKGYAPDFPGSDRFAGRIVHPQFWPEDLDYASKRVVVIGSGATAVTLVPEMAKTAAHVTMLQRSPTYVVSRPSEDALANWLRAKLPAKTAYGLTRWKNVLLGQFFFGRARKYPAKAKQRLLGWVREHLGPDYDVDRHFTPRYNPWDQRLCLVPDADLFTAIKAGDASVVTDTVDSFTETGIRLTSGEEVPADIIVTATGLEMQLMSGIALSVDGTAIDPVRSMNYKGMMLSDVPNLALSFGYTNASWTLKADLTSGYVCRLLNAMRARGMRQVTPRLRDDDVEPVDFLDFSSGYVRRAMDRFPKQGSKAPWKLHQNYTRDLMALKFGSVDDDAMEFSNPVPKGQAAA, encoded by the coding sequence ATGGGTGTGAGCGAGTGCGTCGATGTCTTGGTGGTCGGGGCCGGCATTTCCGGCATCGGCGCCGTCTATCACCTCCAAACCCGCGCGCCGGATCGCAGCTACGCGATCCTCGAGGCGCGGGGCGACTTGGGCGGCACGTGGGACCTGTTTCGCTATCCCGGCATCCGGTCGGACAGCGACATGTACACGCTGGGCTTCGCGTTCAAGCCGTGGACGAATGCCAAGGCGATCGCCGACGGTCCGTCGATCCTGGCGTATCTGCGAGAGACCGCAGCGGAGTACGGCATCGACCGCCACATCCGCTATCGTCACCGCGCGGTCGCCGCGGCATGGTCGAGCGCGGACGCGACGTGGACGGTGACGATCGAGCGCGGGGAGGCGCGCGAACGGAGCGAAATCCGCTGCAACTTCCTATACATGTGCTCCGGCTATTACGACTACGCCAAGGGGTACGCGCCCGATTTCCCCGGCAGCGATCGCTTCGCGGGGCGCATCGTGCACCCGCAGTTCTGGCCCGAAGACCTCGATTATGCCAGCAAGCGCGTGGTCGTGATCGGCAGCGGCGCGACCGCGGTGACGTTGGTGCCCGAGATGGCGAAGACCGCGGCGCACGTGACGATGCTGCAACGCTCCCCCACCTACGTCGTGTCGCGCCCGAGCGAGGATGCGCTCGCCAACTGGCTGCGCGCGAAGCTGCCGGCGAAGACGGCCTATGGGCTGACGCGGTGGAAGAACGTGCTGCTCGGCCAGTTCTTCTTCGGGCGGGCGCGGAAGTATCCCGCTAAGGCGAAGCAACGGTTGCTGGGCTGGGTGCGCGAGCATCTCGGCCCCGACTACGACGTTGATCGCCACTTCACCCCGCGCTACAACCCGTGGGACCAAAGGCTGTGCCTGGTGCCTGACGCCGACCTGTTCACCGCGATCAAGGCTGGGGATGCGAGCGTCGTGACCGACACCGTCGACAGCTTCACCGAAACCGGCATCCGCCTGACATCGGGGGAAGAGGTGCCCGCGGATATCATCGTCACCGCTACGGGGCTCGAAATGCAGTTGATGAGCGGGATCGCCCTGTCGGTCGACGGCACGGCGATCGATCCGGTCAGGTCGATGAATTACAAGGGAATGATGCTGTCCGACGTGCCCAATCTGGCGCTGTCGTTTGGATATACCAACGCGTCCTGGACGCTGAAGGCGGATCTGACGTCGGGCTATGTCTGTCGCCTGCTGAACGCTATGCGGGCCCGCGGCATGCGGCAGGTGACGCCGCGTCTACGGGATGATGACGTCGAGCCGGTCGATTTCCTCGACTTTTCGTCAGGCTATGTCCGGCGCGCGATGGATCGGTTTCCCAAGCAGGGATCGAAGGCGCCGTGGAAGCTCCACCAGAACTACACCAGGGATCTGATGGCCCTGAAATTCGGATCGGTGGACGACGACGCGATGGAGTTTTCCAACCCGGTGCCGAAGGGTCAGGCCGCGGCCTGA
- a CDS encoding acetyl/propionyl/methylcrotonyl-CoA carboxylase subunit alpha: MLTSLLIANRGEIACRIIRTARAMGIRTVAVYSDADANALHVRQADEAVHIGPSPARESYLVGERIIAAAKETGAEAIHPGYGFLSENADFAQAVIDAGLVWVGPNPDSIRAMGLKDAAKARMIAAGVPVTPGYLGDDQSPERLRSEADAIGYPVLIKAVAGGGGKGMRRVDAAQQFDDMLQSCRREAASSFGDDRVLIEKYILSPRHIEVQVFGDKHGQVVHLFERDCSLQRRHQKVIEEAPAPGMDDSTRENICAAAVRAAQAVNYVGAGTIEFIADASDGLRADRIWFMEMNTRLQVEHPVTEEITGVDLVEWQLRVASGEPLPKRQDELAIDGWAIEARLYAEDPAKGFLPSVGRLDAFDLGDDARIETGVEQGGEVSPFYDPMIAKVVTWGEDREEAREALAAALEGAVVWPIRSNAGFLVRALDHPAFVTADLDTGFIAREGDALLPEALPSAEALNEAAALFVQDQPLAGFRLNAAPCTRVRMLADGVPVEGEASGAADGGEPVDGDGVLLTEGGQTWRIAPYRATGSAGGAAADGAILSPMPGRVIAVEVAAGDTVTKGQKLVTLEAMKMEHGLTAPFDGTVAELDAEAGQQVGEGRMLVRIERIEA; the protein is encoded by the coding sequence ATGCTGACATCGCTGCTGATCGCCAACCGCGGGGAGATCGCGTGCCGCATCATCCGCACCGCGCGTGCGATGGGAATCCGCACCGTCGCGGTCTATTCCGATGCCGACGCCAATGCCCTGCACGTGCGGCAGGCCGACGAGGCCGTCCACATCGGCCCCTCCCCGGCCCGCGAAAGCTATCTGGTCGGCGAGCGCATCATCGCCGCCGCGAAGGAAACCGGTGCGGAGGCGATTCATCCCGGCTACGGCTTCCTGAGCGAGAATGCCGACTTCGCGCAGGCGGTGATCGACGCCGGGCTCGTCTGGGTCGGACCCAACCCCGACAGCATTCGCGCGATGGGCCTGAAGGATGCCGCCAAGGCGCGGATGATCGCGGCGGGCGTGCCGGTTACTCCCGGCTATCTCGGCGACGACCAGAGCCCTGAGCGGCTGCGCAGTGAGGCCGATGCGATCGGCTATCCGGTGCTTATAAAGGCGGTCGCGGGCGGCGGCGGCAAGGGCATGCGCCGCGTCGATGCTGCGCAGCAATTCGACGACATGCTGCAATCCTGCCGGCGTGAAGCGGCGTCGAGTTTCGGCGACGACCGCGTGCTGATCGAGAAATACATCCTCTCGCCGCGCCACATCGAGGTGCAGGTTTTCGGCGACAAACATGGCCAGGTCGTCCACCTGTTTGAACGCGACTGCTCGCTTCAGCGACGCCATCAGAAGGTGATCGAAGAGGCCCCCGCCCCCGGCATGGACGACTCCACGCGCGAGAACATTTGCGCCGCCGCAGTCCGCGCCGCGCAGGCGGTCAACTATGTCGGCGCCGGCACGATCGAATTCATCGCCGACGCCAGCGACGGTCTCCGCGCCGACCGCATCTGGTTCATGGAAATGAACACGCGCCTGCAGGTCGAACACCCGGTGACCGAGGAGATCACCGGCGTCGATCTGGTCGAATGGCAGTTGCGTGTGGCGAGCGGGGAGCCGCTCCCCAAGCGTCAGGACGAACTCGCGATCGACGGCTGGGCGATCGAGGCGCGGCTGTATGCCGAAGACCCGGCGAAGGGCTTCCTGCCGAGCGTCGGGCGGCTCGACGCATTCGACCTGGGCGACGACGCGCGCATCGAAACCGGTGTCGAGCAAGGCGGCGAGGTGTCGCCTTTCTACGACCCGATGATCGCCAAGGTGGTGACCTGGGGCGAGGACCGCGAGGAAGCACGCGAGGCACTCGCTGCGGCGCTGGAAGGCGCGGTCGTCTGGCCGATCCGCTCGAACGCCGGCTTCCTCGTCCGCGCGCTCGACCATCCGGCCTTCGTGACTGCCGATCTCGACACAGGCTTCATCGCGCGCGAGGGCGACGCATTGCTGCCCGAGGCGCTGCCGAGCGCGGAGGCGCTCAACGAAGCCGCGGCGCTATTCGTGCAGGATCAGCCCCTCGCCGGCTTCCGCCTGAATGCCGCACCCTGCACCCGCGTGCGGATGCTCGCGGACGGCGTGCCGGTAGAGGGCGAAGCATCGGGCGCGGCGGACGGCGGCGAGCCCGTCGACGGTGACGGCGTGCTGCTGACCGAAGGCGGCCAGACCTGGCGGATCGCGCCCTACCGCGCGACCGGCAGCGCCGGCGGCGCGGCGGCGGACGGTGCGATCCTGTCGCCGATGCCGGGCCGCGTCATCGCGGTCGAGGTCGCTGCGGGCGATACCGTGACCAAGGGCCAGAAGCTCGTCACGCTCGAGGCCATGAAGATGGAACACGGCCTGACCGCGCCGTTCGACGGTACCGTCGCCGAACTCGATGCAGAGGCCGGGCAACAGGTCGGCGAAGGCCGCATGCTGGTGCGGATCGAACGGATCGAAGCGTGA